A genomic segment from Candidatus Methanoperedens sp. encodes:
- a CDS encoding radical SAM protein, whose translation MGKSETKQKVCIKDRNQKLGFKECVEKYPEVPEPIILHIDTTLRGVKFTENVLERAKELNACFGAVEETCPTILLKDGTPIAGGQRSASLNDGNNYTVDIVDDKITILDGNEPLAQGDFVSTPEYYGKKTSNGTPMEKVSESTEDALSFQPYAYCHFWENGNHCKYCSLPKDYRKIHGGLNQLNPQDCYETVKEALKEQGRWQLIHLSSGSDFGGETPYDNEVNRYIEIITAIGKNFKSTFPVRLVSSAFSEDQLNRLAETGADIHYEPHIEVWDEKLFKWICPGKSKWFGRDYWINSAIKAVDVFGENHVCTQVVGGVETAQPYGFKTNDDALKSTFEGAEYFARHGVTISSTIWGVRKGSEFFREQQKRPNLEYYVRLTQGLHDIRKNYGIRLDWNEHHADTRLDRLDY comes from the coding sequence ATGGGCAAATCGGAAACAAAACAAAAAGTATGTATAAAAGATAGGAATCAGAAACTTGGATTTAAAGAATGTGTGGAAAAATATCCGGAAGTACCGGAACCTATTATTCTGCATATAGATACCACATTACGCGGAGTGAAATTTACAGAGAATGTGCTTGAAAGGGCAAAAGAATTAAACGCATGCTTTGGAGCCGTTGAAGAAACCTGCCCGACTATTTTGCTTAAAGATGGCACCCCAATAGCAGGAGGACAGAGAAGTGCATCTTTGAATGATGGAAATAATTATACTGTTGACATTGTTGATGACAAAATAACCATCCTGGATGGAAATGAACCACTGGCACAAGGCGATTTCGTATCCACTCCAGAATATTATGGCAAGAAGACAAGCAATGGAACACCAATGGAAAAAGTTTCGGAATCTACGGAAGATGCCCTGAGTTTCCAGCCTTATGCATATTGCCATTTCTGGGAAAATGGAAATCACTGTAAATATTGCAGTCTTCCAAAAGATTATAGGAAGATACATGGCGGCTTAAACCAGTTGAATCCTCAGGATTGTTATGAAACCGTTAAAGAAGCTTTGAAGGAGCAGGGAAGATGGCAATTGATACATTTAAGCAGCGGGTCTGATTTCGGAGGAGAGACGCCATACGATAATGAGGTAAATAGATATATTGAAATAATAACTGCAATAGGAAAAAATTTCAAATCAACTTTTCCGGTCAGGCTGGTTTCAAGTGCTTTTTCAGAGGACCAACTGAACAGGCTGGCTGAAACCGGTGCTGATATACATTATGAACCCCACATCGAGGTATGGGATGAGAAACTTTTCAAATGGATATGCCCTGGAAAATCAAAGTGGTTTGGAAGGGATTACTGGATAAACAGCGCGATCAAAGCAGTGGATGTTTTTGGCGAGAATCATGTTTGCACACAGGTAGTAGGTGGAGTAGAGACCGCACAGCCGTACGGATTTAAAACAAATGATGACGCATTGAAATCCACTTTTGAGGGTGCTGAGTATTTCGCAAGGCATGGAGTGACGATCTCATCCACGATATGGGGCGTCAGAAAAGGTTCGGAATTTTTCAGAGAACAACAAAAACGTCCTAATCTTGAGTACTATGTGAGATTAACACAGGGTTTGCATGACATCAGGAAAAACTATGGAATAAGATTAGACTGGAATGAGCATCATGCAGACACAAGACTTGACAGGCTTGATTATTGA
- a CDS encoding ABC transporter substrate-binding protein — MNNNIKINMNNNNTIKLLSIITVVAILLVGSGCLTTENTQKEPATIAKQDTVVIRILDSPDTASNWDIMKKLTGRDILEEEGVKLEYITSLPTGSGTTGVQSLLANNVDYPAAGSSGPALPVWINAIGSGGKIKVVHGTRVRTLEKPDSYWVVLENSSISTVKDFVDKKIAVNTLGAESDYATRFYLKNNGISIDQVQLIVVPSAQHEQVLRTKQVDIAVIGEQQYQIAKKRGGIRTVTDSYQIKGKATMASGAGFREDFIKEHPGAVKGFVRVYEKSQRLIYDEFQKNPESVKKAVSEILKEKGGNPELGNYYLPTFVPDHPFMTDDDVQWWIDRFIEDGKLNPGQIKPSDIYTNEFNPYYKK, encoded by the coding sequence ATGAATAATAATATTAAAATAAATATGAACAATAATAATACTATTAAATTGTTATCTATTATTACAGTCGTTGCTATCTTGCTTGTCGGTAGTGGTTGTCTTACAACGGAAAACACACAGAAAGAGCCAGCTACAATTGCAAAACAAGATACTGTTGTTATTCGTATTCTTGACAGCCCTGATACAGCCAGTAATTGGGACATAATGAAAAAATTGACAGGAAGAGATATTTTGGAAGAAGAGGGGGTAAAGTTAGAATACATAACTTCCTTACCTACTGGAAGCGGTACTACTGGCGTACAGTCACTACTGGCCAATAATGTTGATTATCCTGCTGCCGGTTCATCAGGTCCGGCTCTGCCGGTATGGATAAACGCAATTGGCTCAGGAGGAAAGATAAAAGTTGTCCATGGAACACGTGTCAGGACATTAGAAAAACCAGATAGTTACTGGGTAGTGCTGGAGAACAGCAGCATATCTACGGTAAAAGACTTTGTGGACAAAAAAATTGCAGTGAATACGCTGGGAGCTGAGTCTGATTATGCAACCAGGTTTTATTTGAAAAATAACGGAATTTCTATCGATCAGGTTCAACTGATTGTTGTACCCAGTGCACAGCATGAACAGGTTTTAAGGACAAAACAAGTTGATATCGCAGTGATAGGCGAACAACAGTATCAGATTGCAAAGAAAAGAGGAGGGATCAGAACAGTGACCGACTCTTATCAAATTAAGGGAAAAGCAACGATGGCATCGGGAGCAGGATTCAGGGAAGATTTCATAAAAGAGCATCCAGGCGCAGTGAAAGGATTTGTGCGGGTATATGAAAAATCCCAGCGTTTGATATATGACGAATTCCAAAAGAATCCGGAGTCTGTCAAGAAAGCTGTGTCGGAGATTCTAAAGGAAAAAGGTGGAAATCCGGAGCTAGGGAATTATTATCTACCTACATTTGTGCCTGATCATCCATTTATGACAGACGATGATGTACAGTGGTGGATTGATCGCTTTATAGAGGATGGCAAATTAAATCCAGGTCAAATTAAGCCTTCTGATATCTATACAAATGAATTTAATCCGTATTATAAAAAATAA
- a CDS encoding ABC transporter ATP-binding protein yields the protein MDKIRSEGVKKKFKLKEGQKVNSNGIVSNEIEVLNGVDLCIRNGEFLVVVGPSGCGKSVLLDIIAGLTGSTSGSVYLDDKKVEGTNIKTGYVFQQYALFPWRNALSNIEFGLEAQNVPKEERTKIAKKLLSVFGLSDFWDRFPYQLSGGMQQRVAIARALATNPEVLLMDEPFAALDAQTREILQNELLKIWEGTCTTVIFVTHSIDEAIFLADRVAVFTARPGAVKHVIDIDLPRPRDVNIRSSPEFANNRHKVWDLLKGEVIKAQKDWELASVYSK from the coding sequence ATGGACAAAATTAGATCTGAAGGCGTAAAGAAAAAATTCAAGCTCAAAGAAGGGCAGAAGGTGAATTCCAACGGCATAGTATCCAATGAAATAGAGGTGTTAAACGGTGTTGACCTGTGTATCAGGAATGGGGAATTTCTCGTTGTTGTTGGGCCCAGCGGGTGTGGGAAGTCCGTTTTGCTTGATATTATAGCCGGATTGACAGGTTCCACCAGCGGAAGTGTCTATCTGGACGATAAAAAGGTCGAAGGAACCAATATCAAGACCGGATATGTATTCCAGCAATATGCGCTTTTTCCCTGGAGAAACGCTCTTTCTAACATAGAATTCGGACTTGAAGCACAAAATGTACCTAAAGAAGAAAGGACAAAGATCGCTAAAAAACTGCTCTCCGTATTCGGGCTATCTGACTTCTGGGACAGGTTTCCCTACCAGCTCTCCGGCGGCATGCAGCAAAGAGTAGCAATAGCAAGGGCGCTTGCGACTAATCCGGAGGTATTATTGATGGATGAACCTTTTGCAGCACTGGATGCCCAGACCCGTGAGATTCTCCAGAATGAGCTCCTAAAAATCTGGGAAGGAACTTGTACAACCGTTATATTTGTAACTCACAGCATTGATGAGGCAATTTTCCTTGCAGACAGGGTCGCTGTATTTACTGCAAGACCAGGAGCCGTAAAACACGTGATAGATATCGATCTTCCAAGACCGAGAGATGTGAATATCAGATCAAGCCCTGAATTTGCAAACAACCGTCATAAAGTCTGGGATTTGCTCAAAGGAGAAGTGATCAAAGCGCAGAAGGATTGGGAGCTTGCATCGGTATATTCGAAGTAG
- a CDS encoding histone family protein: MTNQVQPILPLAPVERIIRKAGADRVAEDAGVELAKVLEEYGIEISREAITLAKHAKRTTVKEEDIRLAVARLKKPSFTT; encoded by the coding sequence ATGACAAATCAGGTACAACCGATACTTCCACTTGCGCCGGTAGAACGAATAATCAGGAAAGCAGGAGCTGACAGGGTGGCAGAGGATGCAGGCGTTGAGCTTGCAAAAGTCCTTGAGGAATATGGCATAGAGATTTCGCGTGAAGCCATAACCCTTGCAAAACATGCAAAGAGAACAACTGTCAAAGAAGAAGATATCAGGCTTGCTGTTGCAAGATTGAAGAAACCGAGCTTTACCACATAA
- a CDS encoding ORC1-type DNA replication protein, whose protein sequence is MKELLSWDQTLFKDSELFELDHIPEHFLHRDTQLSSLMHCIRPALGGGRPLNSLCIGAPGTGKTTAVQKVFEEIENHSEKLVPVLVNCQVNSTRYAVFSQIFKKLIGYAPPASGASFKKIFGDVAKYIVEHEKVLIVALDDMNYLFYDTEVNDVLYSLLRAHETHPGARMGVIAILSDTGVPHILDPKVESVFLPEEVKFPPYSIDEIRDILSNRVKLGFYPDVLDTNVLENIVQHTFALGDLRVGIDLLKRSGLNSEKRASKTIALEDVESAYEKSRLVHLSYMMRTLKKDEKILLGLIADSPQSNSGDLYERFHQKTSLGYTSFYELLNKLGSFKLIDTDFTGKGARGRSRIVTLRFKPEEVRVRL, encoded by the coding sequence ATGAAAGAGCTTCTCTCCTGGGACCAGACACTTTTCAAAGATAGTGAGTTATTTGAACTTGACCATATCCCTGAGCATTTTCTTCACAGGGATACACAGCTTTCATCACTCATGCATTGCATCCGGCCTGCCCTGGGCGGAGGACGACCTCTAAACAGTCTCTGTATAGGCGCACCAGGGACAGGAAAAACAACAGCAGTGCAAAAGGTTTTCGAGGAGATCGAAAATCATTCTGAAAAGCTGGTGCCGGTGCTCGTTAATTGCCAGGTTAATTCAACGCGATACGCTGTATTTTCACAGATATTCAAGAAACTCATTGGTTATGCGCCCCCGGCTTCGGGAGCTTCTTTTAAGAAGATATTCGGCGATGTTGCAAAATATATAGTTGAGCATGAAAAAGTGCTCATTGTAGCGCTTGATGATATGAATTACCTGTTCTATGACACAGAGGTCAATGATGTCCTGTACTCGCTTCTGAGGGCTCATGAAACACATCCCGGCGCGCGGATGGGCGTTATTGCGATACTCAGCGACACGGGTGTTCCCCATATACTTGACCCAAAAGTTGAATCTGTATTCCTGCCTGAAGAAGTGAAATTCCCGCCATATTCGATCGATGAGATACGCGATATCCTGTCAAACCGCGTAAAGCTAGGGTTTTACCCGGATGTGCTTGATACAAACGTTCTTGAAAACATAGTACAGCACACTTTCGCACTTGGCGATCTGCGCGTGGGTATTGACCTATTAAAGCGCTCCGGACTCAATTCGGAAAAGCGGGCAAGTAAAACAATTGCCCTGGAAGATGTTGAATCAGCGTATGAGAAATCCAGGCTTGTGCATCTTTCCTATATGATGCGTACTTTGAAAAAAGATGAAAAAATACTCCTTGGATTAATAGCGGATTCTCCCCAATCCAATTCAGGCGACCTTTATGAAAGATTCCACCAGAAGACCTCTCTTGGGTACACGAGTTTTTATGAATTGCTTAACAAGCTTGGCTCTTTCAAGCTTATAGATACTGATTTTACTGGTAAGGGGGCACGCGGGAGAAGCCGCATTGTTACACTTAGGTTCAAACCGGAAGAAGTAAGAGTGAGATTGTAA
- a CDS encoding FeS assembly protein SufBD, which produces MSELDELMKIFGEAGGDKSILAKEDTAHLVASGHSILSMKAVKGIEVDAKEIGSGISVKVKVLEGTHLLNPVHICFGVLHKSGIQKINMDVKFEMDSQASFIAHCIFPKAEKVKHIMDAVIDIGENATMRYSEVHYHGIYGGIYVNPKAVVKIGKNGKYFTDFLLVSGRVGKLEIDYSVKMSENAVTEITARVFGHGDDNISITDKVALDGVNSKGLIKTRVAIEDNAHAQVTGITEGNARGARGHVDCMEIVKDKAVAKAIPIVMVTNSLAKVTHEAAIGSVDKKQLETLMAHGLSPEEAVDTIVRGILK; this is translated from the coding sequence ATGTCTGAGCTTGATGAATTGATGAAGATATTTGGAGAAGCTGGCGGTGATAAAAGCATCCTGGCAAAAGAAGATACTGCACATCTTGTTGCAAGCGGACACTCGATATTGAGTATGAAGGCAGTTAAAGGTATTGAGGTTGACGCAAAAGAGATCGGATCAGGGATTTCTGTAAAGGTAAAAGTGCTTGAAGGGACTCACCTTTTGAATCCTGTGCATATCTGCTTCGGGGTTCTCCATAAGAGCGGTATTCAAAAAATAAATATGGATGTAAAATTTGAAATGGATTCGCAAGCAAGCTTTATTGCGCATTGCATTTTCCCAAAAGCGGAAAAAGTAAAGCATATCATGGATGCGGTAATTGACATCGGTGAAAATGCAACTATGAGATATTCCGAAGTCCATTATCATGGTATATATGGCGGGATATATGTAAATCCAAAGGCTGTCGTAAAAATCGGAAAAAATGGGAAGTATTTCACGGATTTTTTATTGGTCAGTGGACGTGTTGGGAAGCTTGAGATCGATTATTCGGTTAAAATGAGTGAGAATGCTGTAACTGAAATAACCGCGAGGGTGTTTGGACATGGGGATGATAATATTTCAATAACGGATAAAGTTGCACTTGATGGAGTGAATTCAAAAGGGCTAATAAAGACAAGGGTGGCGATCGAAGATAATGCGCACGCCCAGGTAACAGGTATTACTGAAGGTAATGCCCGGGGCGCAAGAGGACATGTCGACTGCATGGAGATCGTTAAGGACAAAGCTGTGGCAAAAGCTATACCTATTGTGATGGTAACAAACTCACTTGCAAAAGTGACACATGAGGCCGCTATAGGAAGCGTTGATAAGAAACAGCTTGAGACACTCATGGCGCACGGATTGAGTCCTGAGGAAGCGGTTGATACGATCGTAAGGGGAATTTTGAAATAA
- a CDS encoding ABC transporter ATP-binding protein encodes MPLLEIKEITYRVKEKEIFSGLSLLVHPGEVHAILGKNGTGKSTLAYLIMGCEGYTPTTGDILFDGKVINHLLLHERARLGITMAWQEPVRFEGISVRDYLTLRNKEIDPSGYLELAGLNPGLYLERIMDSTLSGGERKRIELASVVALSPRLVVLDEPDSGIDMLSIQDILNVITEFKEHGASVLLITHREEIANIADRASEICNGRIICSGSPRKVTRYYKSRKCEVCIGEECIYV; translated from the coding sequence TTGCCTTTACTTGAGATCAAAGAAATTACCTACAGGGTGAAAGAAAAAGAGATTTTTTCAGGACTCTCACTTTTAGTTCATCCCGGTGAAGTCCATGCAATTCTTGGAAAAAATGGGACAGGAAAAAGCACTCTTGCTTACTTGATCATGGGATGTGAGGGTTACACCCCCACAACAGGAGATATATTGTTTGATGGAAAAGTCATAAATCACCTGTTGCTGCATGAAAGGGCAAGGCTTGGAATTACTATGGCATGGCAGGAGCCTGTGAGGTTTGAAGGCATTTCTGTAAGGGATTACCTGACCCTGCGGAATAAAGAAATTGACCCATCCGGTTATCTTGAATTGGCAGGATTGAATCCCGGGCTTTACCTTGAAAGGATAATGGACAGTACCCTAAGCGGCGGTGAAAGAAAAAGGATCGAACTGGCATCTGTCGTTGCACTTAGCCCCAGGCTTGTTGTCCTTGATGAGCCTGACTCTGGTATAGACATGCTTTCGATCCAGGACATATTGAATGTCATCACTGAATTTAAGGAACATGGAGCATCAGTGCTTTTGATTACACACAGGGAGGAGATCGCAAATATTGCCGACAGGGCTTCCGAGATATGTAATGGAAGAATAATTTGTTCCGGCTCTCCCCGGAAAGTTACCAGGTATTATAAATCAAGAAAATGTGAAGTATGTATTGGGGAGGAATGTATATATGTCTGA
- a CDS encoding DUF1624 domain-containing protein: MSNNPLLEQDRIQAIDFVRGIDIVFMVLFNYSITLDYFNLISIPSNYLYRYILPVSIASIFILVSGVSAYVSYQKQKEKLTRKYFIRGMKLLFYAILITLFTYVFVPRKTIFFGILHFFAVTSFLIPVFIKYNKLNLIAGLLFILSGVYLQQQTFGFSYLFWLGFIPESFSTFDYFPMIPWLGVVLLGIYYGKYIAAKMQKIKFNSNFSNIFKFLGKHSLTVYLIHQPLLILFLIVLGFKLF, encoded by the coding sequence ATGTCAAACAATCCCCTGCTCGAACAGGATAGAATACAGGCTATTGATTTTGTAAGAGGTATCGATATCGTTTTTATGGTTTTATTTAATTATTCTATCACTCTGGATTATTTCAATTTGATAAGTATACCGTCAAATTATTTATACCGATACATCCTTCCTGTTTCTATCGCTTCTATTTTTATTTTGGTATCAGGTGTCTCAGCTTATGTAAGTTACCAAAAACAAAAGGAAAAATTAACCAGGAAGTATTTCATACGGGGAATGAAGCTTCTTTTTTACGCAATATTAATAACCTTATTCACTTATGTTTTTGTACCCCGGAAAACCATATTTTTCGGGATACTGCATTTCTTTGCTGTTACCTCTTTTCTCATACCCGTATTTATAAAATATAATAAGCTGAATCTGATTGCCGGCCTATTGTTTATTCTATCGGGTGTTTATTTGCAGCAACAAACGTTCGGTTTTTCATACCTCTTCTGGCTTGGTTTTATTCCTGAAAGCTTTTCCACATTCGATTATTTTCCTATGATACCATGGCTGGGCGTGGTTTTACTTGGCATTTATTACGGGAAATATATCGCTGCGAAAATGCAAAAAATTAAATTTAATAGCAATTTTTCAAATATATTTAAATTTTTGGGTAAACATTCATTAACTGTTTATTTAATTCATCAGCCTCTTCTTATTCTCTTCTTAATCGTTCTTGGATTCAAATTATTTTAG
- a CDS encoding nitroreductase family protein: protein MDTIETIKSRRSVRGFTDENVSDGIITQILEAGRWAPSGLNNQAWRFIIVRDSGTKVALSNLTKYGPTIKKAPVLIVVFLDKDHMYHYVKDVQSIGACIQNMLLAIHSLGLGGVWLGEILENKEKVNKVLGAPDSFELMAVVALGHPVDKKRLSERKELDQLIFREKFGKSW, encoded by the coding sequence ATGGACACGATAGAAACAATAAAATCAAGACGCAGCGTACGTGGATTTACTGATGAAAATGTGAGTGATGGGATAATCACGCAAATCCTGGAGGCCGGAAGATGGGCGCCGTCGGGTTTGAATAACCAGGCATGGCGGTTTATCATAGTACGCGATTCCGGAACAAAGGTAGCATTATCAAATCTTACCAAATATGGCCCTACTATTAAAAAAGCACCCGTTTTGATAGTTGTTTTCCTGGACAAAGACCACATGTACCATTATGTAAAAGATGTACAATCAATAGGCGCATGTATCCAGAACATGCTTCTTGCCATCCATTCCCTGGGACTTGGGGGTGTATGGCTCGGCGAAATACTGGAGAATAAGGAAAAAGTCAATAAAGTCCTTGGAGCTCCGGATTCATTCGAATTAATGGCCGTAGTTGCCCTGGGGCATCCTGTTGATAAGAAAAGGCTTTCGGAGAGGAAAGAACTCGATCAACTTATTTTCCGGGAAAAATTCGGGAAAAGCTGGTAA
- a CDS encoding HAMP domain-containing protein encodes MRISVKFKLLPIIVIGIALLTGIFYYTFVNAEERNLHAVSDDSIKTSKEMFYNLENNDIKVLSSTLQAFLSNKELKEIYLKGNRTDLSNYGQPIFSQLRQDFGITHFYFHYPNGTNFLRLHSPAQFGDKITRKTYEKSVESKGYGTGLELGKTAFALRVVHPYYNGPDLIGYLELGEEIDHFLKDMKKQTGNEFGIFIKKEFIKREDWKSLREGKGLKDNYDDLKDYVVIDTTTESIATFAANSEDKLAQTPADGDIFDKYQAGSSTYIIGGFPLLDAGGKVVGTIVVVKDVSILENAARESTSFVLIVSIISAILVSLIVVILVNKYILKPLDNIVDATTKVAGGDFTAEIKAQSDDEIGDLAVMIEGFKKILIGTAQDLEKAQR; translated from the coding sequence ATGAGAATAAGTGTAAAATTCAAACTGCTTCCAATAATTGTAATAGGTATCGCGCTCCTCACGGGTATATTTTATTATACCTTCGTTAATGCCGAGGAAAGGAACCTGCACGCTGTAAGCGATGATTCAATAAAAACTTCAAAAGAAATGTTTTACAACCTTGAAAATAATGACATTAAGGTGTTATCAAGCACATTGCAGGCTTTTCTCAGTAATAAGGAATTAAAAGAAATATACTTAAAAGGCAACCGGACTGACCTGAGCAATTATGGACAGCCCATATTCAGCCAGTTAAGACAGGATTTCGGGATAACGCACTTTTATTTCCATTATCCGAATGGTACAAATTTCCTCAGGCTTCATAGCCCGGCACAATTCGGTGATAAGATAACACGAAAAACCTATGAGAAATCAGTAGAGTCGAAAGGATACGGAACAGGACTTGAGCTGGGTAAGACCGCATTTGCATTAAGGGTAGTGCACCCGTATTATAATGGTCCGGATCTCATTGGATACCTGGAACTGGGTGAAGAAATCGACCATTTCCTTAAAGATATGAAAAAGCAAACAGGAAATGAATTCGGTATTTTCATTAAGAAAGAATTTATAAAGCGTGAAGACTGGAAATCGCTCAGGGAAGGAAAGGGATTGAAAGATAACTATGATGATCTTAAAGATTATGTAGTCATAGATACAACAACCGAATCGATAGCGACTTTTGCCGCCAACAGCGAAGACAAACTGGCACAAACCCCTGCTGACGGGGACATATTCGACAAATACCAGGCTGGATCTTCCACTTACATTATAGGTGGCTTCCCATTGCTGGATGCAGGTGGAAAAGTAGTCGGAACGATCGTTGTCGTGAAGGATGTTTCAATTCTTGAGAATGCGGCAAGAGAAAGCACATCGTTTGTGCTTATCGTATCCATCATCTCAGCCATATTAGTGAGCTTAATAGTTGTAATTCTTGTGAATAAGTACATTCTCAAGCCTCTTGATAACATAGTGGATGCTACCACAAAGGTCGCAGGAGGAGATTTTACAGCAGAAATCAAAGCACAGTCCGATGATGAGATCGGGGATCTTGCGGTTATGATCGAAGGCTTCAAGAAGATACTTATCGGAACCGCACAAGACCTTGAAAAAGCGCAAAGGTAA
- the cofE gene encoding coenzyme F420-0:L-glutamate ligase, with protein MQLIGIKTPLIVPGDDIAEVLSNAMKTTSITPQENDILVLAESAVATAEGRVVKLDTVKPSEKAIELSEIYQNDPRKMELIIRESDEILGGIPGVVVTITKGVLSPSAGIDNSNAPEGYVVLLPADPRKSAIGIRRKLMKKYNCNIAVIVGDSRTQPLRLGCVGIALGCAGIEPVEDIRGRKDLFGKPLLITRRATADNLVSAAQIIMGEADESTPAVLIRDAPVVFIDGSPDIPQIPREECLYFACFDKTGNKVPNKPGNKCNTINF; from the coding sequence ATGCAATTAATCGGAATAAAAACACCTCTCATAGTACCTGGCGATGATATCGCAGAAGTGCTCAGCAATGCCATGAAAACCACAAGCATAACCCCGCAGGAAAATGATATTCTTGTTCTTGCCGAATCGGCTGTAGCAACCGCAGAAGGTCGGGTTGTGAAGTTAGATACGGTAAAACCCTCTGAAAAAGCCATTGAACTTTCAGAGATCTATCAAAATGACCCGCGGAAAATGGAGCTGATCATAAGGGAATCTGATGAGATCCTTGGGGGGATTCCTGGTGTGGTTGTGACCATTACAAAAGGTGTACTCTCCCCAAGTGCGGGGATCGATAATTCAAATGCTCCCGAAGGCTATGTGGTGCTGCTTCCGGCCGATCCAAGGAAGAGCGCAATCGGGATACGCAGGAAGCTTATGAAAAAATACAATTGCAATATCGCAGTAATTGTGGGCGATAGCCGAACGCAGCCCCTGCGTCTTGGATGTGTGGGCATTGCGCTTGGCTGTGCGGGTATAGAGCCAGTCGAGGATATCAGGGGACGCAAAGACTTATTTGGTAAACCGCTTTTAATTACAAGGCGCGCAACTGCGGATAACCTTGTTTCTGCAGCGCAAATAATCATGGGTGAGGCCGATGAGAGCACTCCCGCAGTGCTTATCCGGGATGCGCCTGTCGTATTCATAGATGGCAGCCCGGATATCCCGCAGATACCGAGAGAAGAATGTCTTTATTTTGCCTGTTTTGACAAGACCGGAAATAAAGTTCCTAATAAGCCGGGAAATAAATGTAATACCATAAATTTTTAA
- a CDS encoding GxxExxY protein encodes MDENELSNKIGGAAIEVHRTLGPGLLESTYEECLCHELLLNELLEYQITQILATTIFALFAFFAVIFQFYPNRPESYNTMRLTTCN; translated from the coding sequence ATGGACGAGAATGAATTATCAAATAAGATAGGGGGAGCAGCGATAGAAGTACATAGGACATTGGGGCCCGGGTTGCTGGAATCAACATATGAGGAATGTCTTTGCCATGAATTATTACTTAATGAATTACTCGAATATCAAATAACGCAAATCTTAGCTACCACAATCTTTGCGCTCTTTGCGTTCTTTGCGGTGATATTTCAATTCTACCCAAACAGGCCAGAGTCATATAATACTATGAGGTTAACAACATGCAATTAA